One Amblyomma americanum isolate KBUSLIRL-KWMA chromosome 8, ASM5285725v1, whole genome shotgun sequence DNA window includes the following coding sequences:
- the Mhc gene encoding myosin heavy chain isoform X25, whose protein sequence is MAEDPDPTEYLYVSLETKRKDQTKPYDGKKMVWVPDEKEGFILGNISSTKGDMVTVDCPGGERTVKKDLLQQVNPPKYEKCEDMSSLTYLNDASVLHNLKERYYVNLIYTYSGLFCVAINPYKRFPIYTRRVVEIYKGRRRTEVPPHVFAVSDGAYMDMLANRENQSMLITGESGAGKTENTKKVIAYFAHVGATSKKEEAAAKKDSKKGNLEDQVVQTNPVLESFGNAKTVRNDNSSRFGKFIRIHFGPMGKLAGADIETYLLEKARVISQQPAERSYHIFYQLMSGKLPGLKEKLLLSDDIHDYYFVSQGKTEIPGLDDGDEALATDTAFDVLGFTDEEKENIYKVTAAVMHFGCLKFKQRPREEQAEADGTEEGERVAHLLGLNAADLYKNLLKPRIKVGTEFVTQGRNITQVTASVGALSKAIFDRLFKWLVKRVNETLDTKQKRQHFIGVLDIAGFEIFDYNGFEQICINFTNEKLQQFFNHHMFVLEQEEYKREGIDWVFIDFGLDLQACIELIEKPMGVLSILEEESMFPKASDKTFEEKLKTNHLGKSPNFIKPKPPKPGQSEAHFAIVHYAGTVPYNLTGWLEKNKDPLNDCVVDQFKKGSNALLQAIFEDHPGLGGGDDKGGKGGRKKGSGFQTVSGLYREQLNKLMTTLRSTQPHFVRCIIPNETKSAGVIDSHLVMHQLTCNGVLEGIRICRKGFPNRMIYPDFKQRYTILAPNAVPKGFVDAKHCAEKVIEAIQLDNNDFRFGHSKIFFRAGVLGRLEELRDERLGKIITMIQAAVRWYITKKHFQKLKEQRVALLVIQRNLRKFLQLRNWLWWKLYSKVKPLLSVARVEDELKALEEKLKKTQEALEKEEKLRKELEGQNVKVLQEKNDLFLQLEAERMGAGDVEERLNKALTQKGDLESQLQELQDRLQHEEDAHGQLSQTKKKLEGEISGLKKDIEDMELALQKAEQDKATKDHQIRNLNDEIQHQDELINKLNKEKKQLQEQNQKTAEDLQATEDKVNHLNKVKAKLEQTLDELEDSLEREKKARADLEKNKRKVEGDLKLAQEAVADLEKHKKEMDQNLQRKEKEMASLAAKLEDEQALVAKLQKQIKELQARIEELEEELEAERQARAKAEKQRADLAREIEELSERLEESGGATSAQVELNKRREAELAKLRRDLEESNLQHEQAMSNLRKKHNDSVAELSEQIDQLNKHKAKVEKEKSQMKSELDDLRANIDHLNRDKANAEKQVKQLEVQLADAQFKLDETNRTLNDLDGSKKKMGVENSELQRQLEEAESQVAQLNKIKASLATQLEEAKRQADEEARERAAILGKYRNLEHDLDNLRESIEEEQEAKADFQRQLSKANAEAQLWRSKYESEGLARLEELEEAKRKLHGKLQEAEEAMEQLNAKCSGLEKTKAHLQGELEDMSIEVDKANALAASLEKRQKSFDKVIAEWKAKVDDLAAELDASQKECRNYSTEVFKLRAAYEESQEHYEAVKRENKNLQDEIKDLMDQLGEGGRSVHELEKSRKRLEMEKEELQAALEEAEAALEQEENKVLRAQLELSQVRQEIDRRIQEKEEEFENTRKNHQRALDSMQASLEAEAKGKAEALRLKKKLESDINELEIALDHANKANAEAQKNLKKYQQNVKDLQTALEEEQRARDEAREQYASAERRCNALHGELEESRQLLEQSDRARRAGEAELSEMHETVNELSAQTASLSVAKRKLEGEMQALQADLDEVLNEAKQSEEKAKKAMVDAARLADELRAEQDHALQQEKLRKALEQQMKELQVRLDEAEAAALKGGKKIIQKLEQKVRELENELENEQRRHGDAAKNFRKSERRIKELQFQAEEDRKNHERMQDLVDKLQQKIKTYKRQIEEAEEIAALNLAKFRKVQQELEDAEERADMAENTLAKLRAKNRSSASAGRAMSPGLAAAPLRT, encoded by the exons ACGTACTCGGGATTGTTCTGCGTCGCCATCAACCCCTACAAGCGCTTCCCCATCTACACCAGGCGCGTCGTGGAGATCTACAAGGGCCGCAGGCGTACGGAGGTGCCTCCCCATGTGTTCGCCGTCTCCGATGGAGCCTACATGGACATGTTGGCCA ACCGCGAGAACCAGTCTATGCTCATCAC CGGCGAGTCTGGTGCCGGTAAGACTGAGAACACGAAAAAGGTCATAGCCTATTTCGCGCACGTCGGTGCTACGAGCAAGAAAGAGGAGGCTGCAGCCAAGAAGGATTCCAAGAAG GGCAACCTGGAAGACCAGGTCGTGCAGACCAACCCCGTCCTCGAGTCGTTCGGTAACGCCAAGACCGTGCGTAACGACAACTCTTCGCGCTTC GGTAAATTCATCCGTATCCACTTCGGGCCCATGGGCAAGCTGGCCGGTGCTGACATTGAAACTT ATCTGCTGGAGAAGGCTCGTGTCATCTCTCAGCAACCAGCTGAGCGTTCGTACCACATCTTCTACCAGCTCATGTCAGGAAAGCTCCCTGGACTGAAGG AGAAACTGCTGCTCTCAGACGACATCCACGACTATTACTTCGTGTCTCAGGGTAAAACTGAGATTCCCGGTTTGGACGATGGCGACGAAGCCCTCGCCACCGAC ACTGCCTTCGACGTGTTGGGCTTCACGGACGAGGAGAAGGAGAACATCTACAAGGTTACGGCGGCCGTGATGCACTTCGGCTGCCTGAAGTTTAAGCAGAGGCCCCGAGAAGAGCAGGCCGAGGCCGACGGCACCGAGGAAGGCGAGCGTGTTGCCCACCTTCTGGGTCTCAACGCCGCTGACCTCTACAAGAACCTGCTCAAGCCTCGCATCAAGGTCGGCACGGAGTTCGTCACCCAGGGCAGGAACATCACACAG GTGACGGCCTCTGTGGGCGCCCTGTCCAAGGCCATCTTCGACAGGCTGTTCAAGTGGCTGGTCAAGCGTGTCAACGAGACGCTTGACACAAAGCAGAAGCGCCAGCACTTCATCGGTGTGCTGGATATTGCCGGTTTCGAGATCTTCGAC TACAACGGCTTCGAGCAAATTTGCATCAACTTCACCAATGAAAAGCTGCAGCAGTTCTTCAACCACCACATGTTCGTTCTGGAGCAAGAAGAGTACAAGCGTGAGGGCATCGACTGGGTCTTCATTGACTTCGGTCTTGATCTCCAAGCTTGTATCGAGCTTATTGAGAAG CCCATGGGTGTGCTCTCCATCCTTGAAGAGGAGTCTATGTTCCCCAAGGCCAGCGACAAGACCTTTGAGGAGAAGCTGAAAACCAATCATCTGGGCAAGTCGCCTAACTTCATCAAGCCCAAGCCACCGAAGCCCGGCCAGTCTGAGGCTCACTTTGCCATCGTCCACTATGCCGGCACT GTGCCGTACAACCTCACTGGCTGGCTTGAGAAGAACAAGGACCCCCTCAACGACTGCGTGGTTGACCAGTTCAAGAAGGGCTCTAACGCGCTTCTGCAGGCCATCTTCGAAGACCACCCCGGCCTTGGCGGTGGTGACGACAAGGGTGGAAAGG GTGGTCGCAAGAAGGGTTCTGGCTTCCAGACTGTGTCCGGTCTGTACAGG GAGCAACTGAACAAGCTCATGACCACCCTGCGCTCGACGCAGCCCCACTTTGTTCGATGCATCATTCCCAACGAAACCAAATCCGCAG GCGTCATCGACTCTCATCTTGTCATGCATCAGCTCACTTGCAACGGTGTGCTTGAAGGCATCCGTATCTGCCGAAAGGGCTTCCCCAACAGGATGATCTACCCAGACTTCAAGCAGCG ATACACGATCTTGGCTCCCAACGCCGTCCCCAAGGGCTTCGTTGATGCGAAACACTGCGCCGAAAAGGTCATCGAGGCCATTCAGCTCGATAACAACGATTTCCGCTTCGGACACAGCAAG ATCTTCTTCAGGGCAGGCGTCTTGGGTCGCCTGGAAGAACTGCGTGACGAGCGTCTCGGCAAGATTATCACCATGATTCAAGCCGCTGTGCGCTGGTATATAACCAAGAAGCACTTCCAGAAGCTCAAGGAACAGAG GGTGGCGCTGCTGGTCATCCAGCGCAACCTCCGCAAGTTCCTCCAGCTGCGCAACTGGCTCTGGTGGAAGCTGTACAGCAAG GTCAAGCCCCTGCTGTCCGTCGCCCGCGTGGAAGACGAGCTCAAGGCGCTCGAAGAGAAGCTCAAGAAGACACAGGAGGCCCTGGAGAAGGAAGAGAAGTTGCGCAAGGAGCTTGAGGGCCAGAACGTCAAAGTGCTGCAGGAGAAGAACGACCTGTTCCTGCagctcgaggctgagcgcatggGCGCCGGCGACGTCGAGGAACGCCTGAACAAGGCCCTCACGCAGAAGGGAGACCTTGAGAGCCAACTGCAGGAGCTGCAGGACCGGCTCCAGCACGAGGAGGATGCGCACGGCCAGCTCTCTCAGACCAAGAAGAAGCTCGAGGGCGAGATTTCCGGCCTCAAGAAGGACATCGAGGACATGGAGCTGGCACTGCAGAAGGCGGAGCAGGACAAGGCCACCAAGGACCACCAGATCCGCAACCTCAACGACGAGATCCAGCACCAGGACGAGCTCATCAACAAGCTCAACAAGGAGAAGAAGCAGTTGCAGGAGCAGAACCAGAAGACCGCCGAAGACCTCCAGGCCACCGAGGACAAGGTGAACCACCTGAACAAGGTCAAGGCCAAGCTGGAGCAGACGCTCGACGAGCTGGAGGACTCGCTGGAACGCGAAAAGAAGGCCCGCGCCGACCTCGAGAAGAACAAGCGCAAGGTTGAGGGAGACCTCAAGCTCGCCCAGGAGGCCGTCGCCGATCTCGAGAAGCACAAGAAAGAGATGGACCAGAACTTGCAGCGCAAGGAGAAGGAGATGGCTAGCCTGGCCGCGAAGCTGGAGGATGAGCAGGCGCTGGTCGCCAAGCTGCAGAAGCAGATCAAGGAACTCCAG GCCCGCATCGAGGAGCTCGAAGAGGAGCTGGAAGCTGAACGCCAGGCTCGGGCCAAG GCTGAGAAGCAGCGCGCCGACCTCGCTCGCGAGATTGAAGAGCTGAGCGAGCGGCTCGAGGAGTCGGGTGGAGCCACGTCGGCCCAGGTAGAGCTGAACAAGCGCCGCGAAGCCGAGCTCGCCAAGCTGAGGCGCGACCTCGAAGAGTCCAACCTTCAGCATGAGCAGGCCATGTCCAACCTGCGCAAGAAGCACAACGACTCGGTCGCCGAGCTCTCCGAGCAGATCGACCAGCTCAACAAGCACAAGGCCAA GGTGGAGAAGGAAAAGAGCCAGATGAAAAGCGAACTGGACGACTTGCGTGCCAATATTGACCACCTTAACCGCGATAAG GCTAACGCTGAGAAGCAGGTGAAGCAACTGGAGGTGCAGCTCGCGGACGCCCAGTTCAAGCTGGACGAGACCAACCGCACGCTGAACGACCTGGATGGCTCCAAGAAGAAGATGGGCGTCGAGAACAGCGAGCTCCAGCGGCAGCTTGAGGAGGCCGAATCTCAAGTGGCGCAGCTCAACAAGATCAAGGCTTCGCTGGCGACGCAGCTTGAGGAAGCCAAGCGCCAGGCCGACGAGGAGGCACGG GAGCGCGCTGCCATCCTTGGCAAGTACCGCAACCTGGAGCACGACCTGGACAACCTGCGCGAGAGCATCGAAGAGGAACAGGAAGCCAAGGCCGACTTCCAGCGCCAGCTCAGCAAGGCCAACGCCGAGGCTCAGCTCTGGCGCTCCAAGTACGAGAGCGAGGGTCTGGCGCGCCTGGAGGAACTCGAGGAGGCCAA GCGCAAGCTGCATGGCAAGCTCCAGGAGGCTGAGGAGGCCATGGAGCAGCTGAACGCCAAGTGCAGCGGCCTCGAGAAGACCAAGGCGCACCTGCAGGGAGAGCTGGAGGACATGTCCATCGAAGTGGACAAGGCCAACGCTCTCGCCGCCTCTCTCGAGAAGCGCCAGAAGTCATTCGACAAG GTCATCGCCGAATGGAAGGCCAAGGTTGACGACCTCGCCGCCGAGCTCGACGCGTCGCAGAAAGAATGCCGAAACTACTCCACCGAGGTGTTCAAGCTGCGCGCCGCGTACGAGGAGAGCCAGGAGCACTACGAGGCAGTTAAGCGCGAGAACAAGAACCTCCAGGACGAGATCAAGGACCTGATGGACCAGCTTGGTGAGGGTGGCCGAAGCGTGCACGAGCTCGAGAAGTCTCGCAAGAGGCTCGAGATGGAGAAGGAGGAACTGCAGGCTGCGCTCGAAGAGGCCGAGGCTGCGCTTGAGCAGGAGGAGAACAAG GTGCTGCGCGCCCAGCTCGagctgtcgcaggtgcggcaggAGATCGACCGGCGCATCCAGGAGAAGGAGGAAGAATTCGAGAACACTCGAAAGAACCACCAGCGGGCTCTGGACTCCATGCAGGCCAGTCTCGAGGCCGAGGCTAAGGGCAAAGCCGAGGCGCTGAGGCTCAAGAAGAAGCTGGAGAGCGACATCAACGAGCTCGAGATTGCCCTCGACCACGCCAACAAGGCCAACGCCGAGGCGCAGAAGAACCTCAAGAAGTACCAGCAGAACGTCAAGGACCTGCAGACCGCCCTCGAGGAAGAACAGCGTGCCCGCGACGAAGCCCGTGAGCAGTACGCGTCGGCTGAGCGCCGTTGCAACGCTCTTCACGGCGAGCTGGAGGAGAGTCGCCAGCTGCTGGAACAGTCTGACCGCGCCCGCCGCGCCGGTGAAGCCGAGCTCAGCGAGATGCACGAGACAGTCAACGAGCTGTCGGCTCAGACCGCCTCTCTGTCGGTGGCCAAGAGGAAGCTCGAGGGAGAAATGCAGGCTCTCCAG GCTGACCTGGACGAGGTGCTCAACGAGGCCAAGCAGTCGGAGGAGAAGGCCAAGAAGGCGATGGTGGACGCTGCCCGCCTGGCTGACGAGCTGCGCGCCGAGCAGGACCACGCCCTGCAACAGGAGAAGCTGCGCAAGGCTCTCGAGCAGCAGATGAAGGAGCTCCAGGTGCGCCTGGACGAAGCCGAGGCCGCGGCTCTCAAGGGCGGCAAGAAGATCATCCAGAAGCTGGAACAGAAGGTGCGCGAGCTCGAGAACGAGCTGGAGAACGAGCAACGCCGGCACGGAGACGCCGCCAAGAACTTCCGCAAGAGCGAGCGCCGCATCAAGGAGCTCCAGTTCCAG GCCGAAGAGGACCGCAAGAACCACGAGCGCATGCAAGACCTGGTGGACAAGCTCCAGCAGAAGATCAAGACGTACAAGCGCCAGATCGAGGAGGCCGAGGAGATCGCGGCTCTCAACCTGGCCAAGTTCCGCAAGGTGCAGCAGGAGCTGGAGGACGCCGAGGAGCGCGCCGACATGGCCGAGAACACGCTCGCCAAGCTGCGCGCCAAGAACCGCAGCTCCGCGTCCGCTGGCCGTGCCATGTCGCCCGGACTGGCCGCCGCGCCCCTCCGGACCTAA